One Euphorbia lathyris chromosome 1, ddEupLath1.1, whole genome shotgun sequence DNA segment encodes these proteins:
- the LOC136207029 gene encoding uncharacterized protein: MDHRRAARTVSDPKVRQVGFFTPGASSPDRSLSGPPDRTSSSPPTLPDSPTAGNSLSPVMIPPPRHASAPLSPLRRDTVHVGSYNASEFMPATSPTGTTSFSEDAAFTGRGGRRGASPGSFPGGGFYMPSAASSVPASGLTTVSVVNLPSGLSEKAGVSAEAQNDLHTNSKSLKEKTSKAERRALQEAQRAAKAAAKAEGGKAPSSGAVSANAKSAKPAKAPSQKNDNAAVAASEKKSGERPLEKDRKKDVPQPRMQYDDKSRVDKAKKRAVVKQTEARNRVELFRHLPQYERGTQLPDLETKFFQLDPMHPAVYKVGLQYLSGDICGGNARCIAMLQAFQEVIKDYSTPPEKTLTRDLTTKVGSYVSFLIECRPLSISMGNAIRFLKNRIAKLPLTLSELEAKTTLQADIDCFINEKILLADKVIVRHAVTKIRDGDVLLTYGSSSVVEMILLHAHELGKQFRVVVVDSRPKLEGQLLLRRLVAKGISCTYTHINAVSYIMREVTRVFLGASSVLSNGTVYSRVGTACVAMVAHVFHVPVLVCCEAYKFHERVQLDSICSNELGDPEIISKVRGREEINFLDACTNRENLQLLNLIYDATPSDYVSMIITDYGMVPPTSVPVIVREYRTE; the protein is encoded by the exons ATGGACCATCGGCGAGCCGCACGCACTGTCAGCGACCCGAAGGTCCGCCAAGTCGGCTTCTTTACTCCCGGAGCTTCATCTCCCGACCGCTCTCTTTCGGGTCCACCCGACCGCACTTCCTCTTCACCTCCTACACTCCCCGACTCTCCCACCGCTGGTAACTCTCTCTCCCCTGTCATGATCCCCCCGCCACGTCACGCTTCTGCTCCCTTGTCTCCTCTCCGTCGCGACACTGTCCACGTCGGAAGCTATAACGCTTCTGAGTTCATGCCGGCCACTTCTCCAACTGGTACGACTTCGTTTTCAGAGGATGCCGCTTTCACGGGGAGGGGAGGGAGACGTGGAGCCTCGCCGGGTAGTTTCCCTGGCGGAGGATTTTACATGCCTTCAGCAGCGAGTAGTGTTCCGGCGAGTGGATTGACGACTGTGTCTGTTGTCAATTTACCTTCTGGCTTATCTG AAAAGGCTGGGGTGTCAGCTGAAGCACAAAACGACCTGCACACAAATTCGAAGTCATTGAAAGAGAAGACCAGTAAAGCTGAAAGACGTGCTCTTCAAGAAGCTCAACGAGCTGCAAAAGCTGCTGCAAAAG CTGAAGGTGGCAAGGCGCCTTCATCCGGGGCTGTGTCAGCAAATGCAAAGTCAGCTAAACCGGCGAAAGCTCCGTCACAAAAGAATGATAATGCTGCAGTTGCTGCTTCTGAGAAGAAGAGTGGTGAGCGCCCTCTGGAAAAGGATAGAAAGAAAGATGTTCCTCAACCACGCATGCAATATGATGACAAGAGTCGAGTTGATAAAGCAAAAAAACGTGCAGTTGTTAAACAAACTGAAGCTAGGAATAGAGTTGAGTTGTTTAGGCATCTACCACAGTATGAACGTGGAACTCAGCTTCCTGATCTCGAGACAAAGTTCTTCCAACTTGATCCAATGCATCCTGCTGTCTACAAG GTTGGATTGCAGTACTTATCAGGAGATATATGTGGTGGCAATGCTCGCTGCATTGCAATGCTTCAAGCATTTCAAGAGGTCATAAAGGATTACTCAACACCACCTGAAAAAACTCTTACTAGAGACTTGACTACAAAGGTAGGAAGTTATGTTTCTTTTCTCATCGAGTGTCGGCCCCTTTCAATCAGCATGGGGAATGCAATCAGGTTTCTGAAGAATCGGATTGCCAAGTTGCCTTTGACTTTGTCTGAATTGGAAGCGAAAACAACTCTTCAAGCAGATATTGATTGTTTTATAAATGAAAAGATCCTACTTGCAGACAAGGTGATAGTCAGGCATGCAGTAACAAAGATTAGGGATGGGGATGTTCTTCTCACATATGGGTCATCCTCTGTTGTTGAAATGATACTACTACATGCCCATGAACTTGGCAAGCAATTCCGAGTTGTGGTTGTGGACTCACGTCCTAAGCTTGAAGGGCAGCTGTTGCTTCGTAGGTTGGTGGCAAAGGGTATCAGCTGTACATACACTCATATAAATGCTGTTTCTTATATCATGCGTGAAGTTACGCGGGTGTTTCTCGGTGCATCATCTGTGCTCTCCAATGGAACAGTTTACTCAAGAGTAGGGACTGCATGTGTTGCTATGGTCGCACATGTGTTCCATGTACCAGTCTTAGTATGCTGTGAAGCATACAAGTTCCATGAAAGGGTACAGCTTGATTCTATTTGCTCTAATGAGTTGG GTGATCCAGAAATCATTTCGAAAGTTCGTGGCAGAGAAGAAATCAACTTCTTGGATGCCTGTACCAATAGAGAAAATCTGCAGCTTTTAAATCTGAT TTATGATGCTACACCTTCAGATTATGTTTCCATGATAATAACAGATTACGGAATG GTCCCACCTACAAGTGTGCCTGTCATTGTCCGAGAATATCGAACGGAGTAG
- the LOC136207038 gene encoding cyclin-B1-2 encodes MEQAPKTIAHEIGGIQNDALRFGLHGVRSDLVGAHPLESLYESSRKSEEAMKEKFLANTYGAALPLKMDMERQILSRFQRPPGPISSSMLGLEAITGSLDNFGFEDYLNDPRESECLRTPDLHHAMEVRLGLSKGPVCPSFM; translated from the exons atggAACAAGCACCAAAGACAATTGCTCATGAAATCGGAGGGATTCAAAACGACGCCCTTCGTTTCGGCCTTCACGGCGTCAGGAGCGATCTCGTCGGAGCTCATCCTCTCGAATCGCTATATGAATCT TCGAGGAAGAGTGAAGAGGCGATGAAGGAAAAATTCCTCGCTAACACTTATGGTGCAGCATTGCCACTGAAGATGGATATGGAGAGGCAAATTCTTTCACG ATTTCAGAGGCCACCAGGACCAATTTCATCTTCAATGCTTGGACTTGAAGCTATTACAGGAAGCTTGGATAACTTCGGTTTTGAGGATTATCTGAATG ATCCACGTGAATCTGAATGTTTGAGGACGCCGGACTTGCATCATGCAATGGAAGTACGACTTGGCCTTTCTAAAGGACCAGTCTGCCCAAGCTTCATGTGA